The following is a genomic window from Amycolatopsis australiensis.
TTCTCCGGGGACCGATCTGATCACCGACCGTTCACCTGGTCCGATCGACCACTCGGCGCGCCGACACGAAACGGGCGCGTCACGCCGGCCGCCGGACCGGCCCCTCGACCAGGCGCAGCCGGGGCACCATCCCCGCCTCGGCGAGCGCGTCCACGGCGCGGCGCTCGTCGGCGTCCCACACGACGGCGGGCGGCGCGCCGAGCAGCACGCTGACCACGCAGTCGTGACAGGAGATGCCGCGGACGACGCAGCGGTCGCAGTCGACCACCACGTTCTCGATGTCCGCCACCGAAATGTGCGAGACGTCCACTTCGGACAGCTCGGGGGTGTCGCTCATGTGGTCCTCCTCACGCCGGAAACCGAGTCGAGGACGACGGTAGGCGCCACCACCGACAATTTCCGGCCGCGCCGGGCCCGAGGGCTCCGGTCAGACCCGCGACAGGCGGCTGACCAGCACCGCGGACGGTGCCGGGTGGGCGCCGCTGCCCCGCACCGAGTCCGCGACGGCCCGGTCCGAGGTCGCCACGACCATCGGGCGGCCCGCGGGCTCGGCCGCGACGAGGTTGCGGATCACGTCGTCGGCGAGGACCCCGCGGTCGGAGAACAGCACCCGCACCCCGCGCGGCACCGACGCCGGCACCGAGAGCACGCCCGCGCCGTCGAAGACCACCGTCACCTCGGCGGAGGTGCGCGCGGCGAGCGCGGACAGCTGGTGGATCAGCCGGTCGCGCTGGTCGGCCAGCGCCAGCTCGGGGTAGCCGGTCTTGGTGACGTTGTAGCCGTCGACGATCAGGTGCACGTTGGGCAGCGCGAGGTAGCGGTCCAACGTGGACACGTCGGCGATCTTGCCGCCCTGGCCCGTGCCGGTGCTCGCGCCGCGGACCATGTCCGCCGGCCGCGCCCCGCGGGCGCCGAGGGCCAGCTCGCGGCGCAGGCCGCTGACGGCGCCGTCGATGGTGTCGACGAGCAGGGCGAGCCGCACTTCGTCGGCTTCGCGAGCCTCGCGAGCGGACTGACGCGCGATCTCCGCGTCGGCCACCGCGCGTTCGGCACGGGCACGCTCGTTGGCGACGCGCTGGCGTTCACGTTCCAGCTGGGCGGTGAGGGCGGCGATCTCGTCGGCGCGGGCGGCGGACCCGCGCGCTGCCTCGGCCGAAGCTGCTTCAGCCGCGTCCTTCGCCTGGCGCAGCTGGACACCTTGCTCGCGAAGGCGCTTCAGGAGCTTCTCGACTTCGCCTTCCCGCTCGCCACGGGCGTTCTCCGCCGCCTTCTTGGCTTCGGCGAGCTCAGCGCGCACCTGGGCGAGTTCGGCTTCGAGGCGCTGGTTGCGGGCGAGCGCGGCGTCGCGTTCCGCCCGCAGGGCGTTTTCCTCGGCGTTCTTGGCGACGAGACGGACGCGCCCGGCGGCCCCGGACTCGCCGAGCAGGACGGCGGCGGCCGCGGCGGCGACGGAGTCGGCGGCGTTCGGGTCGAGGGCGTCGGTGCGGTGCTCGCGCAGCCATTCGATGACCGCGGTGCGGAACTGGGCCGACTCGCCGAGCGCGGCGAGCAGCGCGGCGCCGCCCAGCTTGGCGCGCTTGGCCGGGGCGAACTTGGCGACCGGCCGCAGCTGGCGCGGCACGTCGGTGGCCGGCAGCTTGGCGACGGCGGCCGCGGCGAGCTCGGCGATGCGGTCGCGGACCGGCTCGGGCAGCGACGGCCACGTCACCGGATCGGGGTGGCCGGCGGCCTCGTCAGCCTGCTCGGGGCGCGACACGACGCCCGACGGACCGGTGAGGTCCTCGGGCGGCTCCGGCACGAGCGGCTGCGGGTGCATTGGTCCAGGGTAGGCCCCGCCCCCGCATCGCGCCCCGCGCGGCACACGGACCGGCCACGCGCGGAAACTGTCGGTGGTCGCCCCTACAGTCCCGCTCATGCGTTCGACCCAGGCACAGCTCGCCTTCGACGAGCTCGGAACCCCGTTGCGGGACACGACTTTCGTCGTCTTCGACCTCGAGACCACCGGGGCCGGGCCGGGTGCGTCGGAGATCACCGAGATCGGCGCGGTGAAGGTGCACGGCGGCGAGGTGCTGGGCGAGTTCGCGACCCTGGTGAACCCGGGCAAGACCATCCCGCCCCAGATCGTCTCGCTGACGGGGATCACCCAGGCGATGGTGTACGACGCGCCGCCGATCGAGGAGGTGCTGCCGGCGTTCCTGGAGTTCATCGCCGGGTCGGTGCTGGTCGCGCACAACTCGGGGTTCGACACCTCGCACATGCGGGCGGCCTGCGAAGCACACGGGTACGCGTGGCCGAAGCTGACGGTGGTGTGCACGGCCCGGCTGGCGCGGCGCGTCGTACCTCGCGACGAGGTCGGGCGCTACAACCTGACGGCGCTGGCGCTGCTGTTCGGCGCGCGGACGCGGCCGACGCACCGGGCGCTCGACGACGCCCGCGCGACGGTCGACGTGCTGCACGGGCTGCTGGAGCGCGTCGGCAACCTGGGCGTCCATTCGCTCGAGGAGCTGATGGGCTACCTGCCCGAGGTCACGGTGGCGCAGCGCGCGAAGCGGCACCTGGCGGCGGACCTGCCGTCGGCGCCGGGCGTCTACCTGTTCCGCGGGCCGAAGGAAGAGGTCCTGTACGTCGGCACGGCGAAGGACCTGCGGCGGCGCGTGCGGCAGTACTTCACGGGCTCGGAGGGGCGGAGCCGGATCCGGGAGATGGTGGCGCTGGCCGAGCGCGTCGACCACGTGGTGTGCGCGCACGCGCTGGAGGCGGAGGTGCGGGAGCTGCGGCTGATCGCGGCGCACCGGCCGGCGTACAACCGGCGGTCGAAGAACCGGCACCAGGGCTGGTGGATCGGGCTGACGGACGAAGCGTTCCCCCGGCTGTCGGTGGTGCGCCTGCCGCGGCCGGGGGTGCTGGGCCCGTTCCGCAACCAGGCGGACGCGAAGGCGACGGCGGACACGCTGGCGGGCGCGTCGGGGCTGCGGACGTGCACGCAGCGGATCTCGCCGAAGTCGCCGAACGGGACCCCGTGCGTGCTGGCGGAGCTGGGCCGCTGCGGAGCCCCGTGCGCGGGACGGCAGAGCGTGGCGGCGTACGTCCCGGCGGTCGAGTCGGTGTCAGGGCTGATCGCGGGCGTGGACGGCCGCCCGCTGCACGTGGCGGCGGCTCAGGTCGAGCGCCTGGCGCAGGGCCGGCACTACGAGCAGGCGGCCCGCCACCGCGACGAGCTGGCGGCCCTGATCCGGGCGCTGGGCCGAGCCCACCGCCAGGCAGCACTGGCGGCGATCGCGGAGCTGATCGCGGCGGCCCCGGACGGCAACGGAGGCTGGGAGCTGTCGGTGATCCGCTACGGCCGTTTGGCATCGGCGGGCGTGGCCCGGCGCGGAGTGCCGCCGATGCCGGTGGTGGAGGCGCTGGTGGCGTCGGCGGAGACGGTGCTGCCGGAGCCCGGTCCGTTGCACGGGGCGCCGCCGGAGGAGGTGGGAGTGCTGCTGCGCTGGCTGGCGCGGCCGGGGGTGCGGCTGGTGCGGACGACGAGACCGTGGGCCGAGCCCGCGGCCGTGGCCGGGTGGCAGGGCTGGCTGGAGCTGGTGTCCACCGCGCATTCCCTGGAGCACGTGGGCTGAGTCGGGGCGCGGGTTCGGTCGGGGCCGGTTGGGCGGGGCGGGTTGGGCGGGGCAGGTCGGCCCAAGGCAGGTCGGCCCAAGGCAGGTCGGCCCAAGGCAGGTCGGCCCAAGGCAGGTCGGGCAGGGTGGGCCCGGGGTCCTGGGATCGGGAGGGGGCGAATCCGCCCCTGGGGCCGGAGGGTCGGGCCTGGGAAAGGCGGTCGAGGGCGGCGGGTGGGCTGCGGCCGGATCAGCCGGAGGCGGCTCGGCCCGAGGGGCGGCCAGCCACCTGCGCCAGCGCGAAGGCCCGAGGGGCGCCGCAGCCCCGCGGGTCAGCTGAGCGAGCGGTCCAGCGCGTCCAGCAGCCACGTGTGCGTCATCCCGATCGGGGCCCGCTCTCCCGTCACCTCGCCCGCCAGGTGCCAGTAACGGCGCAGCCTCGGGTCACGGTCCGGGGCCGTCCGGTCGTTCAACGCCCGGCGGAACTCCAGGTCGTCCTCGCGGCCCCACGCCGTCGCGTGGGCTGCCACGAACCTGTCCAACGCCGGCCCCGGTGCCGGCGCCGCCCCCGCCGCCACCTCCGGCGACGCCAGCACGCACGCCTCCCCCACGTCGGCGTGCAGCTCGCCCAGGTCCGCGATGCGGTCGTGTCCCGCCAGCGTGCTCGCCCGCACGTGCGCCGCCAGCGTGCGGTCGGCCGCCAGCAGTACCAGCGACGCGTACGCCACCACCTGTGCCGTTGTCGGGTGCTCCGGCGGCGTCGGTGCGCTGATGTCCAGGAACATGCGGACCGTCTCCGGCGGGAGCTCTCCCGTCGTCATCGGGCGCCACAGGCGGACCAGCGTGTCGTGCGCCGAGTATCCGTCCTGCACCGCCGAGAGCAGCTCCAGCCGGGTCGCTCGGTCGGCCGGTGCCGCCTCTTCGACCGCACGCAGCGCCGAACGCCGCCAAGCCAG
Proteins encoded in this region:
- a CDS encoding NYN domain-containing protein; this encodes MHPQPLVPEPPEDLTGPSGVVSRPEQADEAAGHPDPVTWPSLPEPVRDRIAELAAAAVAKLPATDVPRQLRPVAKFAPAKRAKLGGAALLAALGESAQFRTAVIEWLREHRTDALDPNAADSVAAAAAAVLLGESGAAGRVRLVAKNAEENALRAERDAALARNQRLEAELAQVRAELAEAKKAAENARGEREGEVEKLLKRLREQGVQLRQAKDAAEAASAEAARGSAARADEIAALTAQLERERQRVANERARAERAVADAEIARQSAREAREADEVRLALLVDTIDGAVSGLRRELALGARGARPADMVRGASTGTGQGGKIADVSTLDRYLALPNVHLIVDGYNVTKTGYPELALADQRDRLIHQLSALAARTSAEVTVVFDGAGVLSVPASVPRGVRVLFSDRGVLADDVIRNLVAAEPAGRPMVVATSDRAVADSVRGSGAHPAPSAVLVSRLSRV
- a CDS encoding DEDD exonuclease domain-containing protein encodes the protein MRSTQAQLAFDELGTPLRDTTFVVFDLETTGAGPGASEITEIGAVKVHGGEVLGEFATLVNPGKTIPPQIVSLTGITQAMVYDAPPIEEVLPAFLEFIAGSVLVAHNSGFDTSHMRAACEAHGYAWPKLTVVCTARLARRVVPRDEVGRYNLTALALLFGARTRPTHRALDDARATVDVLHGLLERVGNLGVHSLEELMGYLPEVTVAQRAKRHLAADLPSAPGVYLFRGPKEEVLYVGTAKDLRRRVRQYFTGSEGRSRIREMVALAERVDHVVCAHALEAEVRELRLIAAHRPAYNRRSKNRHQGWWIGLTDEAFPRLSVVRLPRPGVLGPFRNQADAKATADTLAGASGLRTCTQRISPKSPNGTPCVLAELGRCGAPCAGRQSVAAYVPAVESVSGLIAGVDGRPLHVAAAQVERLAQGRHYEQAARHRDELAALIRALGRAHRQAALAAIAELIAAAPDGNGGWELSVIRYGRLASAGVARRGVPPMPVVEALVASAETVLPEPGPLHGAPPEEVGVLLRWLARPGVRLVRTTRPWAEPAAVAGWQGWLELVSTAHSLEHVG
- a CDS encoding MerR family transcriptional regulator translates to MTEDTLGIGDLARRTGVPVRTIRFYCDEGLLEPARSTGGHRRFDRAAVDRLTTVRRLRGLGLGLRSITDVVDGRRSLDEVVAAERTALDREVATLAWRRSALRAVEEAAPADRATRLELLSAVQDGYSAHDTLVRLWRPMTTGELPPETVRMFLDISAPTPPEHPTTAQVVAYASLVLLAADRTLAAHVRASTLAGHDRIADLGELHADVGEACVLASPEVAAGAAPAPGPALDRFVAAHATAWGREDDLEFRRALNDRTAPDRDPRLRRYWHLAGEVTGERAPIGMTHTWLLDALDRSLS